A single genomic interval of Pochonia chlamydosporia 170 chromosome 7, whole genome shotgun sequence harbors:
- a CDS encoding ferric-chelate reductase (similar to Cordyceps militaris CM01 XP_006668739.1) has translation MRNNLLIWLTGWNFGTYNNFHRWLARIATVQAIVHSLGYSALILRKGGWEYFWRLWALTFWWTGELATVFMSLLVVFSVFWVRRRQYEVFLVVHIVLSILILVTMLGHVWIFKGVYDALVWVPAVIWLLDRVLRGARIIAFNPVFWDTHASVTYNEQAHMIRLVVPLSSNFYQVKPGTFCYIMVLNKWDFWESHPFTVASVSGNNRSAAQPQEHAPLLRSEPLSLDDMGIEPKRRAEEMTFLIRPYDSFTSRLKEHAESSYPKPATLRVAIDGPYGRTAPLERFDKVLFVVGGSGIAVPLSYLETLIASSKRPKAIYIHWAVQQSALAIDVLHCELNEALKSNRVRVNVYVTRSQGRVSSDETTCRFVEWRTGRMSTEGVIQATLSTEETDSLAVVACGPARMADDCRRIVATKMVHSLPYIEYFEESFQW, from the exons ATGAGAAACAATCTGCTTATCTGGCTCACAGGGTGGAACTTCGGAACGTACAACAACTTCCACCGCTGGTTAGCCCGAATCGCAACCGTACAGGCCATAGTTCACTCATTAGGATACTCTGCGCTCATTTTGAGAA AAGGTGGATGGGAGTATTTCTGGCGGCTGTGGGCGCTGACCTTCTGGTGGACAGGGGAGCTG GCCACCGTTTTCATGAGTTTACTTGTAGTTTTCTCGGTTTTCTGGGTTCGGCGTAGGCAATATGAAGTCTTCCTTGTCGTACACATTGTGCTATCGATCTTGATCCTTGTTACCATGCTGGG CCACGTTTGGATATTCAAAGGTGTTTATGATGCTCTCGTGTGGGTTCCAGCAGTGATATGGCTACTCGATCGGGTTCTTCGCGGGGCTCGGATCATTGCTTTCAACCCGGTCTTCTGGGATACTCATGCCTCGGTCACGTACAATGAGCAAGCTCACATGATTCGTCTGGTTGTTCCACTATCTTCAAACTTTTATCAAGTCAAACCAGGGACATTCTGCTATATTATGGTGCTAAACAAATGGGACTTTTGGGAAAGCCACCCCTTTACAGTGGCATCTGTGTCAGGGAATAATCGAAGTGCGGCGCAACCACAAGAGCATGCGCCTCTATTGAGAAGCGAGCCACTTTCTCTCGACGACATGGGAATAGAGCCGAAAAGACGTGCAGAAGAGATGACATTTCTGATTCGTCCCTATGACAGCTTCACTTCACGGTTGAAGGAGCATGCAGAATCAAGTTAtccaaagccagcaacaCTCCGCGTAGCTATTGATGGTCCTTATGGAAGAACAGCCCCCTTGGAACGCTTCGATAAAGTGCTTTTCGTCGTGGGAGGCAGCGGGATCGCGGTCCCCCTTTCGTACCTAGAGACGCTCATAGCGTCGTCAAAACGGCCAAAGGCGATTTATATTCACTGGGCTGTACAACAGTCGGCTCTGGCCATCGATGTACTCCACTGTGAACTAAATGAAGCTCTGAAGAGCAATCGGGTGCGGGTCAATGTTTATGTGACTCGTTCCCAGGGCAGAGTATCGAGTGACGAAACCACTTGTCGTTTTGTGGAGTGGAGAACTGGACGAATGAGTACTGAAGGCGTCATTCAGGCAACTCTGTCCACCGAAGAAACCGACAGTCTTGCGGTAGTCGCATGCGGTCCGGCCAGGATGGCGGACGATTGCAGGAGGATCGTAGCGACCAAGATGGTGCATTCACTACCCTATATTGAGTATTTCGAGGAAAGCTTTCAATGGTAG
- a CDS encoding siderophore biosynthesis (similar to Zymoseptoria tritici IPO323 XP_003852790.1) — protein MGSIDKVVVDRVSLPQDQPKILFRLPDGKTSMWVETLASNKCTVVYHVGQGQAIRSRWTTACEHVRVSPPMVNDDVTEYDNLFQFEISKTDASTIAIGGKAGHEDIALLWASIYALWLHPHLREKDLIAIVVNDGRLGEYLRSTGLGVISPFSRNGSTTTVVPKDAHFWLHREAFWQGAGAPDWQNWIRSRPEVTQFPGFNGTNGSFPSQIGFTRQGNVCTVHPVRPPKPAPGTLLYSRYILDVGEQLRIYHIDAENPVHFRLYANWQNSDRVNAGWRERGPDEHHRKYLASQLADPHTMSCVFEWDGELAGYMEIGFVKEDNVACFIGSNCNIIVGEHDQNTHFLVGEEKFRGAKRYQAANGSMKHLAFLRDPRTKQIIGEPQYDQISVKLQQRFLPIEQKKRFHLPHKTSMLIALQRDRFFQEGHFV, from the coding sequence ATGGGCAGCATTGACAAGGTGGTGGTAGACCGTGTGTCACTGCCGCAAGATCAACCCAAAATTTTATTTAGATTGCCTGATGGCAAGACTTCCATGTGGGTTGAGACTCTTGCTTCGAACAAGTGCACCGTCGTATATCACGTTGGCCAGGGGCAAGCTATTCGGTCCCGATGGACGACTGCTTGCGAGCATGTGAGAGTTTCGCCGCCAATGGTCAACGACGATGTGACGGAGTATGACAATCTCTTCCAATTCGAAATTTCAAAGACGGACGCATCCACAATCGCAATTGGGGGCAAGGCTGGACACGAGGACATTGCGTTGCTATGGGCTTCTATATACGCTCTGTGGCTTCACCCCCATCTTAGGGAAAAGGACTTGAtcgccattgtcgtcaacGACGGACGACTTGGAGAATATCTACGGAGCACTGGTTTGGGAGTCATCTCCCCCTTCTCCAGGAACGGATCCACGACGACCGTGGTTCCTAAAGACGCTCACTTCTGGCTTCACCGTGAGGCCTTCTGGCAAGGCGCCGGAGCGCCAGACTGGCAGAACTGGATCCGCAGCCGTCCCGAGGTCACTCAATTCCCCGGCTTCAATGGCACAAACGGGAGCTTCCCCAGCCAGATAGGCTTCACCCGGCAGGGCAATGTCTGCACTGTTCATCCGGTGCGGCCACCTAAGCCTGCTCCAGGGACTTTGCTCTACTCCCGATACATTCTCGACGTTGGTGAGCAGCTACGAATCTACCATATTGATGCCGAAAACCCTGTTCACTTTCGACTTTACGCTAATTGGCAGAACTCGGATCGTGTGAATGCCGGATGGAGAGAGCGTGGCCCTGATGAGCACCACCGCAAGTACCTCGCGTCACAATTGGCAGATCCGCATACAATGTCGTGTGTTTTCGAGTGGGATGGCGAGCTTGCCGGATACATGGAGATTGGATTCGTCAAAGAGGACAATGTGGCCTGTTTTATCGGTTCCAACTGCAACATCATTGTTGGTGAACATGACCAGAACACGCATTTCCTGGTGGGCGAGGAGAAGTTCCGCGGCGCAAAACGATACCAGGCCGCCAATGGCTCCATGAAGCACCTTGCCTTCCTGCGAGACCCGCGTACGAAGCAAATTATTGGCGAGCCACAGTACGACCAGATCAGCGTCAAGCTCCAACAGAGATTTCTCCCAATAGAGCAAAAGAAGCGCTTCCATCTGCCACACAAGACGTCAATGCTAATTGCCCTACAGCGAGACCGCTTCTTCCAGGAGGGCCACTTTGTATAA
- a CDS encoding siderophore iron transporter (similar to Aspergillus flavus NRRL3357 XP_002379914.1) translates to MSTPTPAGNKHPEGEEPKTTPVSETVFQKTANKEMGVKPDDSSSNVANSRRGSASHDGSHKEIGVNRVEAFNKQLYQSGKKGKMLLWLLGISIGLTMFAYALDMGITTTIFGTLAASAFGRHSQVGAINTAGQIIRAVSKPFIGKMADITSRPTTYVIILVFYVVGFAVAASAKTIASYTIGMCFTSVGKSGLDLLSDIIVADLTPLEWRGFFSACLSLPFVVTVPVNGFIADGFVDNWRWGLGMFAILVPVLLVPAIITLYSMQRQGEKAGMVTMADSKDVRTGAAEATAKGFGYWAKLAYQGLIDIDIFGLILLGFAFSLILLPFVLAKGSQGGWSNPSMIAMIVVGFVCLIIFVLFEVFVAPKPIMTKRIIKNRAFIAGVIIHTFNQMASSVRNTYFPSYIFIIKDWTVYQWTIFLGVTTMGLCLVGPVVGLVHRVSHRYKTVMVVGAAAKILGYGLLIDPTGHMTQDTARLVAAQLIFCLSALNVVGARVGVQASVPHEDLASIISIITLWSTLGSSIGSAIVSAIWTNQMLDQMYTELPGVPNKTVLKIYGNIRALRNQYDFLSPIRQGSIRAYAIVNGHIIVTAICLSAPPLIASFFMPNYYLGKQQNAINNKGLDGEVVDVPGQHGQKEESVSTEPKSVSLWEKILALYRK, encoded by the coding sequence AtgtcaacaccaacacccgCTGGCAATAAACATCCTGAGGGCGAGGAGCCCAAGACAACGCCCGTCTCGGAAACTGTATTTCAGAAGACGGCCAACAAGGAGATGGGTGTTAAACCGGATGACTCCTCGTCCAATGTTGCCAACTCGAGACGAGGCTCCGCCTCTCACGATGGCAGTCACAAAGAAATCGGCGTCAACAGGGTCGaagccttcaacaagcagctGTACCAGTCTGGTAAGAAAGGCAAGATGTTGCTCTGGCTGCTCGGTATCTCCATCGGGCTGACCATGTTTGCATACGCACTCGACATgggcatcaccaccaccatttTCGGCACCTTGGCAGCCTCAGCCTTTGGTCGCCATAGCCAGGTCGGTGCCATCAACACTGCTGGTCAAATCATTCGTGCTGTCAGCAAGCCTTTCATTGGTAAGATGGCCGATATTACTTCACGACCGACCACATACGTtatcatcctcgtcttctaTGTGGTGGGCTTTGCTGTCGCGGCCAGCGCTAAAACTATCGCATCGTACACGATCGGTATGTGCTTCACATCGGTTGGCAAGTCCGGCCTCGATCTTCTTAGCGATATTATTGTTGCCGACTTGACGCCTCTCGAATGGCGCGGTTTCTTTAGCGCTTGCCTGTCTCTCCCATTTGTCGTCACGGTGCCCGTCAACGGCTTCATTGCAGATGGCTTTGTCGACAACTGGCGATGGGGTTTGGGCATGTTCGCCATTCTTGTGCCCGTTCTTCTCGTTCCCGCCATCATTACCCTGTATTCAATGCAGCGCCAGGGTGAAAAGGCGGGCATGGTCACCATGGCTGACTCCAAGGACGTACGCACTGGCGCCGCTGAGGCTACAGCTAAGGGCTTTGGATATTGGGCCAAACTGGCATACCAAGGTCTGATTGATATTGACATTTTTGGTCTTATTCTCCTTGGTTTCGCCTTCTCCCTGATCCTCTTGCCCTTCGTTCTCGCCAAGGGCTCTCAAGGTGGCTGGTCCAACCCTAGCATGATTGCCATGATTGTCGTAGGTTTCGtctgcctcatcatcttcgtgCTCTTCGAAGTATTTGTCGCACCTAAGCCTATCATGACCAAGCGCATTATCAAGAATCGCGCTTTCATTGCTGGTGTCATAATTCACACCTTCAACCAGATGGCCTCGTCTGTTCGCAACACTTACTTCCCGTCCTacattttcatcatcaaagacTGGACTGTCTACCAGTGGACCATCTTCTTGGGTGTCACTACCATGGGTCTCTGTCTAGTCGGCCCCGTCGTAGGTCTGGTCCACCGCGTCTCTCACCGCTACAAGACCGTCATGGTTGTCGGTGCCGCGGCCAAGATTCTTGGCTATGGTCTCCTAATTGATCCCACTGGCCATATGACTCAGGACACTGCTCGCCTTGTTGCCGCACAGCTAATCTTCTGTCTCTCTGCCCTCAACGTCGTCGGCGCCCGTGTTGGTGTTCAGGCCTCAGTTCCTCACGAGGACTTGgcctccatcatctccatcatcactctGTGGTCTACGTTGGGATCTAGTATCGGTAGTGCCATTGTGTCTGCCATCTGGACCAACCAGATGCTCGATCAAATGTACACAGAGCTTCCCGGAGTCCCTAATAAGACTGTCCTCAAGATCTATGGTAATATCAGGGCGCTGCGCAACCAATATGACTTCTTGAGCCCTATTCGCCAGGGTTCCATTCGAGCCTACGCCATTGTAAACGGccacatcatcgtcactgcTATCTGCCTGTCTGCCCCTCCTCTCATTGCTTCTTTCTTCATGCCTAACTACTACCTCGGCAAGCAGCAAAATGCCATCAATAACAAGGGCCTTGATGgcgaggttgttgatgtgcCCGGCCAACATGGACAGAAGGAAGAGTCGGTCTCTACTGAGCCTAAGTCTGTGTCACTGTGGGAGAAGATACTTGCTTTGTACCGAAAGTAA
- a CDS encoding ATP-dependent bile acid permease (similar to Neosartorya fischeri NRRL 181 XP_001259771.1) produces MASTDGKTFPPRKWYRRVPFLSQKPIKTKLTERHLKSKPFSSSNVENEEGINSQAYETETPEVRANLLSIITFNWLGTLLRTGYSRPLQADDLYDLPSTRLAIGHANLLEKSWAARFKQNKERPPSRRWCSWWPFSTRRTTDTTVLALSLNDVCFRWFWSGGLLKMFGDLTQIVSPLLIRFLISSLNDSSQQAYRSGFGFAIGLFALLALSVITNVHGFYRSATTGILLRAALMHVIYRRATTKLTERAKLKGDLGAGKLMSLMSADVTRVEFCCGFFHSAWTSILQIILCLGLTIWTLGYSALPGFGLLALLYPLQSFMMKNLFRLRRTSMPFTDARVKAVVEAVSTIRLVKTNAYEQSLLSKIGKLRSGEVVYIRKRMLLRAINIAVSFTAPTLASVVSIVCYGATTENGMQASVVFSALTFFLLMRTPLGSLPIAISAIADARAALERLSLFMVASDDSIAHDAALRHELSQKGRDAGHDYIIEVEDAMFAYHDDEQLFAGHDGNDEKSNATPSQRLYIDSLSVKKHQVVSIVGPVASGKSSVFGALLGDMHLVKAESCSINLDLSVSSQLALAPQVAWLLSDTIRENIVFGRPFDASWYSEVLTRCCLHPDLEVLSDSDMTVVGEKGVSLSGGQKQRISLARAIYGKSQLLLLDDCFSALDAHVGARVFENVVNRARRDNEGTIVFITHSMVLARQADHIVYMENGRIVEQGSFDYLQSLDGPFHDYIGSSMTQDSRLETSSEVAQPPHDPKNAQLLPEDKAKVKDAELQYQNQNQEKEKDTAAAPPDPKARGTQQGRGKEIMQQEERLVGTVSGKTYLRYIKFGNAWLTVPLFFASIAVFQGTSVVSPLWLSWWQKNKYPGISESAYMGGYAAWGIGQSLGLFLTNTVFALFCFWCSNQLHAAAFSGVLFAPIAFFDTTPQGRITHRFSKDVDSVDNVVGEQLRIFISTLVQVIGTIIVVSIILPVFVAIAAGVLLLYIWTGMYYRPAARELRRLNNLLRSRIYEHFGESLSGLPTLKAFGVLDRFVQDNGLKIDTENTAYWLSIAAVRWLNLRLDLCGAVLVLGAGLLVVGLRDTIDPSSGGVVLSYIVTAQAAFGNMIRFSAEIENNMNSVERMLHYAYSLEQEPAYHVKGVDKSLQDQEWPSKGHVQFQSLTLSHRPDLDPALQDVTLDIRPGEKIGIVGRTGAGKTTLITALLRLTEPTNGRIFIDGIDIHKVGHHLLRSRLSVISQDAVLLAGTIRYNLDPFQQYDDAWLMKCLRIVGLAGEKNNTTATISTGKDSGDSSDNEKNPDHTGSILHLDSQVKENGANISHGQRSLISIARALVRRSKVVILDEATASIDGRADKQLQIMLNEVMADATVLTVAHRLETIVHSCDRVLVMERGRVAEFDTIPSLYAETDSLFRALCDAAKITIAKEK; encoded by the exons ATGGCAAGCACCGATGGGAAAACGTTTCCTCCCAGGAAGTGGTATAGGAGAGTACCCTTCTTATCACAGAAACCGATCAAGACGAAGCTCACAGAACGACATTTGAAATCGAAACCATTCTCGTCGAGTAACGTGGAAAATGAAGAGGGCATCAACAGCCAAGCATATGAGACGGAAACGCCAGAAGTGAGAGCCAACTTGCTATCCATCATTACGTTCAACTGGCTAGGCACTTTACTACGGACCGGTTACAGTAGACCCCTTCAGGCAGATGACCTCTACGATCTTCCGAGCACCAGATTGGCTATTGGCCACGCCAATCTTCTTGAGAAATCATGGGCCGCGAGGTTCAAACAGAACAAAGAACGACCTCCGTCTAGACGGTGGTGCTCCTGGTGGCCCTTTTCGACAAGACGCACAACAGACACGACTGTCCTCGCGCTATCTCTGAATGACGTCTGCTTCCGGTGGTTCTGGTCCGGAGGGCTGCTCAAGATGTTTGGCGACTTGACGCAGATCGTCTCTCCGTTGCTCATTCGATTCCTCATCAGCTCGCTAAATGATTCATCCCAGCAGGCATATCGATCCGGGTTTGGCTTTGCCATAGGTTTATTCGCgctcttggccttgtccgTCATCACAAACGTGCATGGCTTCTACCGATCTGCTACGACTGGGATTCTCCTGCGAGCAGCCCTCATGCACGTCATCTACCGTAGAGCGACAACCAAGCTCACCGAGCGGGCAAAGTTGAAGGGAGATCTCGGCGCCGGCAAGCtgatgagcttgatgagtGCAGATGTGACGCGTGTAGAATTTTGCTGTGGCTTCTTTCACTCTGCGTGGACCAGTATTCTCCAAATTATTCTTTGCCTGGGCCTCACAATCTGGACGCTTGGATACAGTGCTCTACCCGGCTTTGGCTTATTGGCACTGCTATACCCTCTGCAGTCGTTTATGATGAAGAACCTCTTCCGTCTGCGTCGAACCAGCATGCCCTTTACCGACGCCCGTGTTAAGGCTGTCGTCGAAGCTGTGTCAACCATCCGACTCGTCAAGACGAATGCATATGAGCAGAGTCTCTTGTCCAAGATTGGAAAACTCCGATCCGGCGAGGTTGTCTATATCCGCAAGAGAATGCTGCTGCGAGCCATCAATATTGCTGTCTCGTTCACAGCACCCACACTTGCCTCTGTGGTCAGCATCGTGTGCTATGGCGCCACCACTGAAAATGGTATGCAGGCCAGTGTAGTCTTCTCAGCTTTGACTTTCTTCTTACTGATGAGGACGCCCCTGGGCTCTCTTCCCATTGCCATTTCTGCTATTGCTGATGCGCGAGCGGCTTTGGAGCGTTTATCTTTGTTCATGGTTGCCTCCGACGACTCAATTGCTCACGATGCTGCGTTGCGCCATGAGCTCTCTCAGAAAGGTAGAGACGCCGGACACGACTATATTattgaggttgaagatgccatGTTCGCCTACCACGATGACGAGCAGCTATTTGcaggccatgatggcaatgaCGAAAAGTCTAATGCTACTCCGTCGCAGAGACTATATATAGATTCACTCAGTGTCAAGAAGCACCAAGTGGTTTCCATTGTTGGTCCAGTTGCGTCGGGAAAATCCTCAGTTTTCGGCGCACTCTTGGGCGATATGCATCTCGTGAAGGCGGAGTCCTGCTCCATCAACCTCGATCTGTCCGTTTCGTCGCAATTGGCCTTGGCGCCGCAAGTTGCTTGGCTTCTGAGTGACACGATACGGGAGAATATTGTCTTTGGACGCCCTTTTGATGCCAGTTGGTACAGCGAGGTTCTCACTCGGTGCTGCTTGCACCCGGATCTCGAAGTGTTATCTGACAGCGACATGACTGTCGTCGGTGAGAAGGGCGTTTCCCTCTCAGGCGGCCAGAAGCAACGCATCAGTCTCGCAAGGGCTATCTATGGGAAAAGTCAACTTCTATTGCTAGACGATTGTTTCTCTGCACTGGATGCTCATGTGGGAGCCCGTGTATTTGAAAATGTTGTCAATCGAGCACGTAGGGACAATGAAGGCACCATTGTGTTTATAACGCACTCCATGGTTCTCGCCCGCCAGGCCGATCATATAGTGTACATGGAGAATGGGCGTATTGTGGAGCAGGGATCGTTTGACTATCTACAAAGCCTAGATGGTCCGTTTCATGACTACATTGGCTCTTCAATGACGCAGGATTCGAGACTGGAGACATCCTCGGAGGTTGCACAACCCCCTCACGATCCAAAGAATGCTCAACTGTTACCAGAAGACAAGGCAAAAGTGAAAGATGCCGAGTTACAGtaccaaaaccaaaaccaagagaaagagaaagacaCAGCCGCTGCCCCGCCAGACCCCAAAGCTCGAGGCACTCAACAGGGAAGAGGCAAAGAAATTATGCAACAAGAGGAGCGACTCGTCGGCACTGTCAGCGGGAAGACATACTTGCGCTATATCAAGTTTGGTAACGCATGGCTCACAGTGCCTCTTTTCTTTGCATCCATAGCCGTGTTCCAAGGAACCAGTGTTGTGTCTCCCTTATGGCTCAGCTGGTGGCAAAAGAATAAATACCCAGGCATATCGGAGAGCGCCTACATGGGAGGTTACGCTGCTTGGGGTATTGGACAATCTCTGGGCCTGTTTCTCACGAACACTGTATTTGCCCTCTTCTGCTTTTGGTGCTCCAACCAACTTCATGCTGCCGCCTTTTCCGGCGTACTGTTTGCCCCTATAGCCTTTTTCGACACCACGCCCCAAGGACGCATCACACATCGCTTCAGCAAGGACGTGGACTCGGTGGACAATGTTGTAGGCGAGCAATTGCGAATCTTCATCTCAACGCTAGTGCAAGTTATAGGCACCATTATTGTCGTGAGCATTATTTTGCCCGTCTTCGTGGCTATTGCTGCGGGCGTCTTGCTCCTCTACATCTGGACCGGCATGTACTACCGCCCTGCTGCACGAGAGCTACGTCGTCTCAATAATCTCCTTCGCAGCCGCATTTACGAGCACTTTGGCGAGTCGTTGTCCGGATTACCCACACTCAAAGCATTTGGCGTTCTGGATCGGTTCGTCCAGGACAATGGTCTTAAGATCGACACCGAAAACACGGCTTACTGGCTCTCTATTGCGGCCGTGCGCTGGTTGAACCTTCGACTGGATTTATGTGGCGCTGTGCTTGTCCTGGGCGCAGGTCTACTAGTTGTTGGGCTTCGTGACACCATTGATCCCTCCTCTGGAGGTGTAGTGCTATCGTATATAGTCACTGCTCAAGCTGCATTTGGGAACATGATTCGCTTTAGCGCCGAGATTGAGAATAACATGAACTCGGTTGAGAGAATGCTCCACTATGCGTATAGCCTCGAGCAAGAGCCGGCGTATCATGTCAAAGGCGTGGACAAGAGTCTTCAGGATCAGGAATGGCCCAGCAAAGGACACGTGCAATTCCAGTCATTAACCCTCAGCCATAGACCCGACTTAGATCCAGCACTTCAGGATGTGACGCTTGACATTCGTCCTGGTGAAAAGATTGGTATTGTCGGCCGAACCGGTGCGGGAAAGACTACTC TGATCACGGCTCTCCTCAGGCTGACGGAGCCCACAAACGGGCGAATCTTCATCGATGGTATCGACATCCATAAAGTAGGCCATCATCTTCTACGGTCACGCTTATCTGtcatcagccaagacgcGGTGCTCCTGGCTGGAACAATAAGATACAATCTCGATCCGTTTCAGCAATATGACGACGCCTGGCTCATGAAGTGTCTGCGTATCGTCGGGCTCGCTGGTGAGAAGAACAACACTACGGCTACCATTTCTACCGGCAAGGATAGTGGCGACTCAAGTGACAATGAGAAGAACCCCGATCACACTGGCTCTATCCTTCATCTCGATTCTCAGGTAAAGGAGAACGGTGCGAACATCTCTCACGGCCAACGATCCCTCATCTCCATTGCTCGCGCCCTGGTTAGACGTTCCAAAGTTGTAATCCTGGATGAAGCCACAGCCTCCATTGATGGCCGAGCTGATAAGCAGCTTCAGATCATGCTGAATGAGGTCATGGCTGACGCCACCGTCCTTACCGTAGCCCATCGACTCGAAACCATTGTCCATTCGTGTGACCGAGTCTTGGTCATGGAGCGTGGCCGGGTGGCAGAGTTTGATACTATACCCAGTCTGTACGCGGAGACGGATAGTTTATTCAGGGCGTTGTGCGATGCTGCTAAGATTACGATAGCCAAGGAAAAGTGA